A genome region from Glycine max cultivar Williams 82 chromosome 5, Glycine_max_v4.0, whole genome shotgun sequence includes the following:
- the LOC113001659 gene encoding cation/calcium exchanger 1-like translates to MLSDISVDGCTDLHKYSDYDSKCLYVKSNAHYRSKGYINYLQIFYCSFGHSPILASNYFCNNLEGLSYILRLSPTIAGVTLLSLGNGAPDFFASVVSFTRSNDGAVGLNSILGGAFFVSSAVLGVISFLVTSNEIAIGKASFIRDVIFFLFSLFILLVIISIGKITLLGSISYVSMYFLYVNAISATYFIYGGDMM, encoded by the exons ATGCTCAGTGACATCAGTGTTGATGGCTGCACTGACCTTCACAAGTACTCAGATTATGACTCCAAGTGCTTATATGTCAAATCCAATGCTCACTACAGGTCAAAAGGGTACATAAACTATCTCCAAATCTTTTACTGCAGCTTTGGCCACTCCCCAATTTTGG CTTCAAATTACTTTTGTAATAACCTAGAAGGTCTCTCTTACATCTTAAGATTATCCCCTACCATAGCTGGGGTAACCTTGCTTTCTCTGGGAAATGGTGCCCCTGATTTTTTTGCCAGTGTTGTTTCTTTCACAAGATCCAATGATGGGGCAGTTGGCCTCAATAGCATTCTCGGGGGAGCATTTTTTGTCTCCAGTGCTGTTTTGGGGGTCATAAGTTTCCTTGTTACTTcaaacgaaattgcaattggCAAGGCCAGTTTCATTAGAGATGtcattttcttcctcttctctcttttcatccTCCTTGTCATCATTTCCATTGGTAAAATTACCTTGTTGGGTTCAATTTCTTATGTTTCTATGTACTTCCTTTATGTCAATGCTATCTCTGCCACATATTTCATCTATGGAGGGGACATGATGTAA